In one Flammeovirga yaeyamensis genomic region, the following are encoded:
- a CDS encoding glycoside hydrolase family 3 N-terminal domain-containing protein yields MKKYFFYLLGSLLFLACQEKQQANDSSPKDLNLVKADSVLSLMTLEEKLGQLQQHYVPQIDSLVELEVKKGNVGSILNGRTSFYSVQERNKLQKIAVENSRLGIPILFAHDVIHGYETTFPINLAQSCSWNKELVFKASQVAAKEAAHAGIDWAFAPMVDVSRDARWGRISECYGEDPYLNALFGEAVISGYQGDLQHKDQQVIACLKHYVGYGAAEGGRDYQYTEISKQTLHDTYLPPFEYGITAGALSVMSAFNDISGTPASANPYTLNKVLKDDYNFEGVVVSDWDAVTELILHGSAEDSISAALLALNSGVDMEMKSRSYEQIAQLKLSENLHRKIDQAVKRVLYIKFKSGLFDQPYVDEHQIITKEEKQQFRALVRQSARESMVLLKNSHHLLPIKKDKYKSIAILGPFAEEKELMGWWKSVGDAKNVISPLEGIQNVGINVTTKLQPQTDLIILCLGEQADEFGENNSKINIELAVDQQKILEKLSKTGVEIVTVIFNGRPLALQKELDNSDALLLAWHPGAEAGNALADLLFGDYNPSGRLTTTFPKSTNQIPMYYNHRNSGRPQHDNYKTQHGKPLFPFGFGMSYSEIKYGNPKSVKTEYQKDDSIEITCQIENVSDLSSKETVQLYVQDPVASITQPIRRLIDFKQVDLKAKSAEEVRFSIKKDQLSFWNQNSRNKVFEPGEFIFHIGPNSRDTQSISLLITSANPSQ; encoded by the coding sequence ATGAAAAAGTATTTCTTTTACCTCTTAGGAAGCTTACTCTTTTTAGCTTGTCAAGAAAAACAACAAGCAAATGATAGTAGTCCTAAAGATCTAAATTTAGTAAAAGCTGATTCTGTTCTTTCTTTAATGACTTTAGAAGAAAAATTAGGTCAATTGCAACAGCATTATGTTCCTCAAATTGATTCTTTGGTTGAGCTTGAAGTGAAAAAAGGAAATGTGGGATCTATATTAAATGGGAGAACATCATTTTACTCTGTACAAGAAAGAAATAAGCTTCAAAAAATAGCTGTAGAAAACAGTCGATTAGGCATTCCAATTTTATTTGCTCACGATGTTATTCATGGTTACGAAACAACTTTCCCAATCAATTTAGCACAATCTTGTTCTTGGAATAAAGAGCTAGTATTTAAAGCGTCACAAGTAGCAGCAAAAGAAGCGGCTCATGCTGGAATTGATTGGGCATTTGCTCCTATGGTAGATGTATCTAGAGACGCTCGATGGGGTCGAATATCAGAATGTTATGGTGAAGATCCCTACTTAAATGCACTTTTCGGAGAGGCTGTAATTTCTGGTTATCAAGGTGATTTACAGCATAAAGATCAACAAGTGATTGCCTGTTTAAAGCATTATGTAGGTTATGGAGCTGCGGAAGGTGGACGAGATTATCAGTACACAGAAATCTCAAAACAGACTTTGCATGATACTTACCTTCCTCCTTTTGAGTATGGAATTACAGCCGGAGCTTTATCGGTGATGAGTGCCTTTAATGATATTAGTGGAACTCCGGCTAGTGCAAATCCTTATACTTTAAATAAGGTTTTGAAAGATGATTACAATTTTGAAGGTGTTGTGGTAAGCGATTGGGATGCCGTCACAGAATTGATTTTACACGGTTCTGCTGAGGACTCTATTTCAGCTGCATTATTAGCCTTAAATTCTGGGGTAGATATGGAAATGAAAAGCAGAAGCTATGAACAAATTGCTCAACTAAAATTATCAGAAAATCTCCATAGAAAAATTGATCAAGCCGTCAAGCGTGTGTTGTATATCAAATTTAAATCAGGTTTGTTTGATCAGCCATATGTCGATGAACATCAAATAATAACTAAGGAAGAAAAGCAACAATTTAGAGCATTGGTAAGACAATCAGCTCGTGAAAGTATGGTGCTTTTAAAAAATTCACATCACCTACTTCCTATCAAAAAAGATAAATATAAATCCATCGCTATTTTGGGGCCTTTTGCTGAAGAAAAAGAATTGATGGGTTGGTGGAAATCTGTTGGTGATGCAAAAAATGTAATTTCTCCCTTGGAAGGTATTCAAAATGTTGGAATTAATGTAACTACTAAGCTTCAGCCACAAACGGATTTAATCATTCTATGTTTAGGAGAACAAGCTGATGAATTCGGAGAGAATAATTCTAAAATTAATATCGAATTGGCTGTAGATCAACAAAAAATTTTAGAGAAACTAAGTAAAACAGGTGTTGAAATCGTTACTGTTATTTTTAACGGAAGACCATTGGCACTTCAAAAAGAATTAGATAATTCTGACGCCCTTTTATTGGCTTGGCATCCTGGTGCAGAAGCCGGTAATGCATTGGCCGATCTATTGTTTGGAGATTATAATCCATCGGGTAGACTAACTACTACTTTCCCCAAATCTACTAATCAAATTCCGATGTATTATAATCACCGCAATAGTGGTCGCCCACAACATGACAATTATAAAACTCAACATGGTAAACCTTTGTTTCCGTTTGGATTTGGGATGAGTTACAGTGAAATAAAATACGGAAATCCCAAAAGTGTAAAAACCGAATATCAGAAAGATGATAGTATTGAAATTACATGTCAGATAGAAAATGTAAGTGATTTGTCATCCAAAGAAACGGTACAACTTTATGTTCAAGATCCTGTGGCAAGCATCACTCAACCTATTCGAAGATTAATTGATTTTAAACAAGTTGATTTGAAAGCAAAAAGTGCTGAAGAAGTCAGGTTTAGTATAAAAAAGGATCAGCTTTCTTTTTGGAATCAGAATAGTCGAAACAAGGTATTCGAACCTGGGGAATTTATCTTTCATATCGGGCCTAATTCTAGGGATACCCAATCCATATCATTGCTGATCACATCAGCGAATCCATCTCAGTAA
- a CDS encoding glycoside hydrolase family 65 protein, whose protein sequence is MKTFQIYFCLLISSCLFAQDPWVIEAKKIDPTNYAGVSVGNGMIGVVSSPNPLQTKEIVLAGAYDIHGRGRVSNFLKGFQLMNAFIEVNRHRISAANVRNMSQKLDMKHGTFTSSFDFEDKASVVTTYRSLRHLPFNVMLEIEIHAKEDFQLNTASIMQAPENLKEIKNLHTTITTPEGGLPLLTSVAKSPSGELTVAASNAFLFEEDQPQLIHESWDDNKHLMRFEKSLKKNQTYKFAIVGTLISSAHQEDPLNQAERLTIYAALQGKERLIDFHQKAWEELWATGDIQIEGDPQSQQDIRNMIYHLYSFTRKGTNYSLSPMGLSGLGYNGHVFWDTEVWMFPALLVLQPELAKNMINYRYDRLQAARENAYLHGYKGAKFPWESDHTGEEATPVWALSGPFEHHISGCIGRAAWEYFCVTQDTAWLQEKGYPIIKETADFWLSRVEKEGDEYHIKNVVGADEWAENVDNDAWTNGVVKANLRAATKASKVLNKHIDPQWNIVADGIPILKMKNGVTKEHATYEGENIKQADANLLTYPLYEITEEASILKDVEYYQKRVPEKSTPAMTKSIFATSYARIGKTEKSYEVFLDAYRPNLWGPFRVIMETPGSYNPYFMTAAGGILQTVMMGYGGLRITDDGLVQDEIAIPSQWTSLKLIGIGKENINYINTKKVN, encoded by the coding sequence ATGAAGACATTTCAAATATACTTTTGCTTACTTATTAGTAGTTGTCTTTTTGCACAAGACCCGTGGGTCATTGAAGCCAAAAAGATCGATCCGACCAACTACGCAGGGGTGTCTGTGGGGAATGGAATGATAGGTGTAGTTTCATCCCCCAATCCTCTGCAAACAAAAGAAATTGTGTTGGCCGGAGCATACGATATTCATGGAAGAGGAAGAGTAAGCAATTTTTTAAAAGGCTTTCAGTTGATGAATGCTTTTATAGAAGTCAATCGACATAGAATTAGTGCGGCGAATGTAAGAAACATGTCTCAAAAATTAGATATGAAGCATGGTACTTTTACTTCCTCATTTGATTTTGAAGATAAAGCTAGCGTTGTAACAACGTACAGATCGCTAAGACATTTACCGTTTAATGTAATGTTGGAAATTGAAATCCACGCCAAAGAAGATTTTCAATTAAATACTGCCTCGATAATGCAGGCTCCTGAGAATTTAAAGGAAATAAAAAATCTTCATACAACGATTACTACACCCGAAGGTGGTTTGCCCTTACTCACCTCAGTAGCGAAAAGCCCATCGGGTGAATTGACAGTGGCAGCATCAAATGCTTTTTTATTTGAAGAAGACCAACCCCAATTAATTCATGAATCTTGGGATGATAATAAGCATCTGATGAGATTCGAAAAATCGTTGAAGAAGAATCAGACATATAAATTTGCTATTGTAGGTACTTTGATCAGTTCAGCTCATCAAGAAGATCCCTTAAATCAAGCGGAGCGATTAACTATCTATGCTGCACTTCAAGGAAAAGAAAGATTAATTGATTTTCATCAAAAGGCATGGGAGGAATTGTGGGCAACAGGTGATATTCAAATAGAAGGCGATCCTCAATCGCAGCAAGATATTCGTAACATGATTTATCATTTGTATTCCTTCACTCGAAAAGGAACAAATTATTCCTTATCTCCAATGGGTTTGAGTGGATTAGGATACAATGGTCATGTTTTCTGGGATACCGAGGTTTGGATGTTTCCTGCCTTGTTGGTCTTACAGCCTGAGTTGGCTAAAAACATGATCAATTATAGATACGATCGACTTCAGGCAGCAAGAGAAAATGCGTATTTACATGGCTATAAAGGAGCAAAATTCCCTTGGGAATCGGATCATACGGGAGAAGAAGCGACCCCTGTTTGGGCGTTATCTGGACCTTTCGAACATCATATATCGGGTTGTATTGGCAGGGCAGCTTGGGAATACTTTTGTGTCACACAGGATACAGCTTGGTTACAAGAGAAAGGATATCCAATCATAAAAGAAACAGCAGATTTTTGGCTGAGCAGAGTGGAAAAAGAAGGTGATGAATACCATATCAAAAACGTGGTGGGAGCAGATGAGTGGGCAGAAAATGTCGATAACGACGCATGGACAAATGGAGTGGTGAAAGCTAATTTGAGGGCCGCTACAAAAGCTTCAAAAGTTTTAAATAAGCATATTGATCCTCAATGGAATATTGTAGCGGATGGCATTCCTATTCTTAAAATGAAAAATGGAGTAACGAAAGAACATGCTACTTATGAAGGGGAGAATATTAAACAAGCAGATGCCAATTTATTGACTTATCCATTATATGAAATTACGGAAGAAGCGTCCATACTAAAAGATGTGGAGTATTATCAAAAAAGGGTACCTGAAAAATCAACTCCAGCTATGACTAAATCCATTTTTGCAACATCCTATGCGAGAATTGGAAAAACGGAAAAATCCTATGAAGTATTTCTTGATGCGTATCGCCCAAATCTATGGGGACCTTTCAGAGTAATTATGGAAACTCCAGGTTCTTACAACCCATATTTCATGACTGCTGCAGGAGGAATCTTACAGACGGTAATGATGGGATATGGCGGGTTAAGAATTACAGATGATGGATTGGTTCAGGATGAAATAGCGATACCTTCTCAATGGACTTCACTTAAACTCATCGGGATTGGGAAAGAAAATATTAACTATATAAATACTAAGAAAGTAAATTGA
- a CDS encoding glycoside hydrolase family 3 N-terminal domain-containing protein, which produces MKTNYLVEKGYLLVLLLIVCGCSSKKISSDTAIKNLPPDKVWEDTSLTIQKRVDLLMQEMTLEEKSSQLLYDSPGIPRLGIPAYNWWNEALHGVARSAPATVFPQTIGLAATFDTALIKNVAGVISDEGRAIFNDRRKKGKGGEQYMGLTFWSPNVNIFRDPRWGRGQETYGEDPYLSGLMGSAFIKGMQGDSPHTRLKVATCAKHFAVHSGPEGERHGFNALSSQQDLRETYLPAFQQCVDAGVEAVMCAYNRTNDEPCCGSPYLLDQILKQEWGFKGHIVSDCGAISDFKWGHHYTDSTTSSVALALKSGVNLNCGQAYQEIALAIKQGLIDEKLIDERLRPLLLTKFKLGLFDPIGTNPYDDLSIKTLDIDHHQNLALEAAEKSIVLLQNRNNVLPLKKELDFLYMVGPMGGNILSLVGNYNGLSSNMTTIVEGVTEVVSPETRVEYRPGALLNSPNQNPIDWYSVQAKEADATIVMLGFTSMLEGEEGEAIASDRHGDNPKMQLPESQLSLLRKLKNDDKPIIAVICAGSPIDLTEVLDVADAVLYAWYSGEAGGKAVANIIFGETSPSGKLPITFPKSIDQLPDFNDYSMAGRTYKYMEENPMFPFGFGLNYGKVNIEDIEVEKNGNDQIHVVGILDNECDFSTEEVLQVYITLDGVDEKVPLASLKSFKRVHLESHQTKRISFLLSANDFSYYDEDGQWVYHQGKAKVHLGFHAPLPQKEKANKIFTHYKTKTINLAKIL; this is translated from the coding sequence ATGAAAACGAATTATTTAGTGGAGAAGGGTTACCTCTTAGTACTTCTTCTCATTGTGTGCGGATGCAGTTCAAAGAAGATATCTTCTGATACTGCAATTAAAAACTTACCTCCCGATAAAGTTTGGGAGGATACATCATTGACTATACAAAAAAGAGTGGATCTTCTCATGCAAGAGATGACATTAGAAGAGAAATCATCTCAGTTATTGTACGATAGTCCAGGTATTCCAAGATTAGGTATACCGGCTTACAATTGGTGGAATGAAGCGTTACATGGAGTAGCACGTTCTGCTCCGGCAACGGTTTTTCCTCAAACCATTGGATTAGCAGCCACTTTTGATACGGCTTTAATAAAAAATGTGGCTGGAGTGATCTCAGATGAAGGACGAGCTATTTTTAATGATAGAAGAAAAAAAGGGAAAGGAGGAGAGCAATATATGGGACTTACTTTTTGGAGTCCTAATGTAAATATATTTAGAGATCCTCGTTGGGGACGTGGTCAGGAGACCTATGGAGAAGATCCGTATTTGTCGGGCTTAATGGGAAGTGCATTCATTAAAGGTATGCAAGGCGACTCACCTCACACACGATTAAAAGTAGCGACGTGTGCCAAGCATTTCGCCGTTCATTCTGGCCCTGAGGGGGAAAGACATGGGTTTAATGCCTTATCGTCACAACAAGATTTAAGAGAAACTTATCTTCCAGCATTTCAACAATGTGTGGATGCAGGTGTGGAAGCCGTTATGTGTGCTTACAACAGAACGAATGATGAACCTTGTTGTGGGAGCCCTTATTTGTTAGATCAAATACTCAAACAAGAATGGGGATTTAAAGGTCATATTGTAAGTGATTGTGGGGCAATATCAGATTTTAAGTGGGGACATCATTATACTGATTCTACCACTTCATCTGTCGCTTTAGCACTTAAATCGGGTGTAAATTTAAATTGTGGACAAGCCTATCAAGAAATCGCTTTAGCCATAAAACAAGGACTAATTGATGAAAAACTAATTGATGAACGTCTTCGCCCATTATTATTGACCAAGTTCAAATTAGGGTTATTCGATCCGATTGGAACCAATCCTTATGACGATTTGAGTATAAAAACATTAGATATCGATCATCATCAAAATCTTGCTTTAGAAGCAGCAGAGAAATCGATTGTATTACTTCAAAATAGGAACAATGTATTGCCTTTAAAAAAGGAATTGGATTTCTTATATATGGTCGGTCCGATGGGAGGAAACATCTTATCATTGGTGGGGAATTATAATGGTTTATCTAGTAATATGACCACTATTGTGGAAGGAGTTACAGAAGTAGTTTCACCCGAAACAAGAGTAGAATATCGCCCAGGTGCTTTATTAAATTCACCAAATCAAAATCCCATTGATTGGTATAGTGTGCAAGCCAAAGAGGCTGATGCCACTATTGTGATGTTAGGATTTACATCTATGCTGGAAGGTGAAGAAGGAGAAGCGATTGCGTCAGATAGACATGGAGATAACCCTAAAATGCAATTACCGGAAAGTCAGCTATCATTACTTAGAAAACTAAAGAATGATGATAAACCAATAATAGCTGTCATCTGTGCAGGAAGTCCAATCGATTTAACCGAAGTTCTTGATGTAGCGGATGCTGTTTTATATGCTTGGTACTCTGGTGAAGCAGGTGGAAAAGCAGTGGCTAATATCATTTTTGGAGAGACGTCACCCTCAGGGAAACTACCCATTACTTTTCCGAAATCCATAGATCAATTACCAGATTTTAATGATTATTCTATGGCTGGAAGAACATACAAATACATGGAAGAAAATCCTATGTTTCCTTTTGGCTTTGGTTTGAATTATGGGAAAGTAAATATTGAAGATATTGAAGTGGAGAAGAATGGGAATGATCAAATTCATGTGGTAGGAATCTTGGATAACGAATGTGATTTTTCTACAGAGGAAGTACTTCAAGTGTATATCACATTAGATGGTGTGGATGAAAAGGTGCCCTTAGCATCTCTGAAATCATTTAAAAGAGTACATCTGGAATCACATCAAACCAAAAGGATTTCATTTTTATTATCTGCAAACGACTTTAGTTATTATGATGAAGATGGACAATGGGTGTATCATCAAGGGAAAGCAAAAGTTCATCTAGGCTTTCATGCACCACTACCTCAAAAAGAGAAAGCGAACAAAATATTTACTCATTATAAAACGAAGACAATCAACCTGGCAAAAATTCTCTAA
- a CDS encoding RagB/SusD family nutrient uptake outer membrane protein: MKYIRLLLIIITLSLSSCENYFDLERPPQNPWTTIDEFERVPIGLYASVYSGHHWNIPYVNYAIFKNSMGDDVNWVSDPSWGYWRNTKEHNTWSKRNFNLLYRTISSANNALEFIADNNGDPFPGASDENKRNNFDRIVGEIYFMRGMAYYYLQTFYGHAYSPSGNNNTPDLPLRLTYPNSLEEAKSPETGTTQQIFDLILSDFKKATELLPDKYLEGVHHQSYSVRANKFAAKAMLMKVHFSRGEYTDALSLCNEIIDQNGGEYDLSEDPIEAFNKVGLERGRETIFYIPFYDITLATPHHFSVINHTYENNLMCSWTENRMSNTLINKLNWLKTPNSILFNIEARRDKRFQQLMAVRYPADKASGNMDVDSRVEIQDVTTVWPFKYYKSAELFFTNVPLIRLGEIQLTRSILRFKNGDLTGSASDLNKVRQRSWDETVGGAFVEISTGDLTEDLIHTERMVEMFGEPDRVDYLRSLKMNIPPGDREGFATEPYDSESFVWAIPTEESIYNENL; the protein is encoded by the coding sequence ATGAAATATATTAGACTATTACTTATCATCATTACTCTATCTTTAAGCAGTTGCGAAAACTACTTTGATTTAGAACGACCACCACAAAATCCTTGGACCACCATTGATGAGTTCGAAAGAGTTCCTATTGGATTGTATGCCAGTGTATACAGTGGACATCATTGGAATATCCCTTACGTGAATTATGCCATTTTCAAAAATAGTATGGGCGATGACGTGAATTGGGTTAGTGACCCAAGTTGGGGCTATTGGAGAAACACAAAAGAACACAATACATGGTCAAAAAGAAACTTCAATTTGTTGTATAGAACCATAAGTTCGGCAAATAATGCTTTAGAATTTATTGCTGACAACAATGGAGACCCTTTCCCTGGAGCAAGCGATGAAAATAAAAGAAATAACTTCGACAGAATTGTCGGTGAAATTTATTTCATGAGAGGTATGGCCTATTATTATCTTCAGACTTTCTACGGTCATGCCTACTCTCCTTCTGGTAATAACAACACACCCGACTTGCCTTTGCGATTGACATATCCAAATTCATTGGAAGAAGCTAAAAGTCCAGAAACTGGTACTACACAGCAAATTTTCGACCTGATTTTAAGTGATTTCAAAAAGGCAACTGAATTGTTACCTGATAAATATTTAGAAGGGGTACATCATCAAAGTTATTCGGTAAGAGCCAATAAATTTGCTGCTAAAGCGATGTTGATGAAGGTACATTTTTCTAGAGGAGAATATACCGATGCTTTATCACTTTGTAATGAGATAATTGATCAAAATGGCGGTGAATATGATTTATCAGAAGATCCAATTGAGGCGTTTAATAAAGTAGGGCTAGAAAGAGGAAGAGAAACAATTTTCTATATTCCTTTCTATGATATCACTTTAGCTACTCCTCATCACTTTAGTGTAATTAACCACACGTACGAAAATAATTTGATGTGTAGCTGGACAGAGAATAGAATGTCGAATACACTGATCAATAAATTAAATTGGTTGAAGACCCCTAACTCTATTTTATTCAATATCGAAGCACGTAGAGATAAACGATTCCAACAGTTAATGGCGGTTCGTTATCCTGCAGATAAAGCGAGTGGAAATATGGATGTCGACTCTAGAGTTGAAATCCAAGATGTTACCACAGTTTGGCCATTTAAATATTATAAGAGTGCAGAACTATTCTTTACAAACGTACCCTTAATTCGTTTAGGAGAAATTCAGCTAACTAGAAGTATTCTACGATTTAAAAATGGTGATTTAACTGGTTCTGCAAGTGATCTAAATAAAGTAAGACAACGTTCTTGGGATGAAACAGTGGGTGGTGCATTTGTCGAAATATCTACTGGAGATTTGACAGAAGATTTGATTCATACAGAGCGAATGGTCGAAATGTTTGGTGAGCCTGATCGTGTGGATTATTTAAGATCTTTAAAAATGAATATTCCTCCTGGAGATAGAGAAGGATTTGCCACAGAACCTTACGATAGTGAAAGTTTTGTTTGGGCTATTCCTACAGAAGAAAGTATCTATAACGAGAATTTATAA
- a CDS encoding right-handed parallel beta-helix repeat-containing protein, which yields MKMLTYILSLFLMIGCKEQLDTTEKEPEIIYSTFDLVSPAHQVIDVEVLPSFEWDTVGNASYYQLQIAYDSLFNDIVLERETTEHQITLEEELPFGAYLFWRVLIFDENDTQVGISLSNYQLRTIFGEASPSPSQIIYYVSPNGIDHPLSGTIDQPFKSISYAAHFIPENENDTLYIFNGEYQEVEPIMIKPGIHLKGENKENVIIRSSGVSVPDNINTLSKDYSNWYEGSLIQLISPDREVKRYLGSKALAPVDGNQSVSHLTIDGENKQLKAGLWVENRNNIHLHDLTIKNCEMRGAIIAAGNKEWYKEPEYYLEGIRVNDCSFINSSKDFDNGSSGNLNLGQLKGAEIYNIQIDDDEGYGIKFMFDGYFRDCEFYNITTNLSEEDELWGEDIAIELWNLGPGNKVHDVVSNTWLSLVNHPRIFNAKASSLNIEVYNIHISDQNKVSSKEGLEIGTPHVLIRDCLIENKGMGIALWNMGRENIHIRNNIFRNDRYQYNWAGGSGIYIDNSQDWTFDDIHIYNNVFDKNVYGILIKGQNLGEFNIHNNLFIESKTFDVYSVGGQVMFTHNFLDGSEWKLSDQITESQNLFGDALIWKTGDMSNQYYVPKVGSPLIDAGKNMDLPFEGSAPDIGYFETSTTN from the coding sequence ATGAAAATGCTAACATACATTTTGTCTCTTTTTCTAATGATCGGTTGTAAAGAACAACTGGATACTACAGAAAAAGAACCTGAAATCATTTACTCAACATTTGATTTAGTATCTCCTGCACATCAAGTAATTGATGTTGAGGTATTGCCTTCTTTTGAGTGGGATACCGTCGGGAATGCCTCCTATTATCAATTACAAATAGCTTATGATTCTTTATTCAATGACATTGTTTTAGAACGAGAAACTACAGAACATCAGATTACTTTAGAAGAGGAATTACCCTTCGGTGCCTATTTATTCTGGAGAGTTTTAATTTTTGATGAAAATGACACTCAAGTTGGAATCTCGTTATCCAATTATCAGTTAAGAACAATATTTGGCGAAGCCTCTCCTTCTCCATCTCAAATTATATATTATGTTTCCCCAAATGGTATTGATCATCCTTTATCTGGAACAATCGATCAGCCTTTTAAATCAATTTCATATGCCGCTCATTTTATACCTGAAAATGAAAACGATACGCTTTATATTTTTAATGGAGAGTATCAGGAAGTGGAGCCGATTATGATAAAGCCTGGAATTCATTTAAAAGGGGAAAATAAAGAGAATGTGATTATCCGTTCTAGTGGTGTGAGTGTACCCGACAATATCAATACATTATCGAAAGATTACAGCAATTGGTATGAAGGAAGTTTAATTCAATTGATTTCTCCAGATCGTGAAGTTAAACGGTATTTGGGTTCCAAAGCACTTGCTCCGGTTGATGGAAATCAATCAGTGAGTCATTTAACGATTGATGGAGAAAATAAACAACTGAAAGCGGGACTTTGGGTAGAGAATCGTAATAATATTCATCTTCATGATTTAACTATCAAAAACTGTGAGATGAGAGGGGCGATAATTGCTGCAGGAAACAAAGAATGGTACAAAGAACCGGAGTATTATTTAGAAGGTATTCGAGTAAATGATTGTTCGTTTATCAATAGCAGTAAAGATTTTGATAATGGATCTTCTGGAAACTTGAATTTGGGACAGTTAAAAGGTGCTGAGATTTACAACATACAAATTGATGATGACGAAGGTTATGGTATCAAATTTATGTTTGATGGTTATTTTAGAGATTGCGAATTCTATAATATCACCACAAATTTAAGCGAAGAAGATGAGTTATGGGGTGAAGATATTGCCATAGAATTATGGAATTTAGGGCCAGGAAATAAGGTGCATGATGTCGTATCAAATACTTGGTTGTCTTTGGTAAATCACCCTAGGATATTTAATGCGAAAGCTTCATCATTAAACATTGAAGTTTATAATATTCATATATCAGATCAAAATAAAGTCAGTTCAAAAGAAGGATTGGAAATTGGAACACCCCATGTTTTGATACGAGATTGTTTGATTGAAAACAAGGGAATGGGCATTGCTTTATGGAATATGGGAAGGGAAAACATCCACATCAGAAATAATATTTTTCGAAATGATCGCTACCAATACAATTGGGCAGGTGGTTCTGGAATTTATATTGATAACAGCCAAGATTGGACATTTGATGATATCCACATTTATAATAATGTTTTTGATAAAAATGTTTATGGAATCTTGATAAAGGGTCAGAATTTAGGCGAGTTCAACATTCACAATAACTTATTTATTGAAAGCAAAACATTCGATGTTTACTCTGTTGGTGGTCAGGTGATGTTTACCCATAATTTTCTAGATGGTTCTGAATGGAAACTCTCTGATCAAATCACTGAAAGTCAAAACCTTTTTGGTGATGCCTTGATTTGGAAAACTGGAGATATGAGTAATCAATATTATGTACCGAAAGTGGGCAGTCCACTTATTGATGCGGGTAAAAATATGGATCTACCTTTTGAGGGAAGCGCTCCTGATATTGGATATTTTGAAACCTCTACAACAAACTAA